Sequence from the Phragmites australis chromosome 11, lpPhrAust1.1, whole genome shotgun sequence genome:
TTGGACATTGTGATACACTGAGTGGTTGCTTAGACCTTTGATTTTTGTTAATGGTTCCATGAAAGTCAATGGACTTCTTTGCAAATATCACTTTTATTTTGGTACCTACAAACAAACATTTGTTCCCTGACACCTCGTTCCACTCCGGACACCGccactgcttctcctctccGCCTCCCCCAAACCCTCCCGGCACCCGCGAGAACCCCAAGCTCGCGCGAAATCCGAGGCAAAATtccatgggcggcggcggcgccctcacCCCCACCAGCACCCCCTCCTCGCCGTCGTGCTCATCGGAGCCCCTTCCTCCAGGTAATTGCTCCGCAGCTAACCTACTGATCTCCCAGTTCCCAACTGTAACGATCACTTTCTTGAACTTGACCTGCTTGTGCGGGTACAGAGTTCGGCGACTATGTGGCCGTCTCGCCGGTCTCCGACGACGGTGACGACGGCTCCGATGAGTGCTGTGTCTGCGACGTTGCCGAGGTGGAGGCCCTCCTCTACGGCGACTGCCGGCTGCAGGACCGGTCGCTGCGGGAGGCGAAAGAGTTCATTAGGAGGTAACCTTACTATTGTtccttttttatcttttttattcgGTGGCAAAAATACAGGAGTGCCTGTTTTAGATGCGATCGTTACACATGATTCTAGGAAAGAATTAGTGGAAAGGGACAGATTTAATTAGGATTTTAGACTCTAAATATTGTGCTGCGTGCACGATAAAGGTAACTTTAACCATTAGTTATACGGAAAAGCTCCTCGTTTTTGAGTTTGGATATTTCGGTCTGATTTAGACTGAAATTCCAGGAGTAATATTTTGTCttagctttgttatgatgtgtTATGTATCTACTGCCATCTCTTTTATTTATTGAAGAACCTGGTCTAATTTCATAGGCATACCTAAATTTCCATGGAGAATATGTTTATTTCCTCATGCATTCTAGTGTTGCTAATTTTTACGACACGAACTGAAGAAGCATCGGCCCCATCTTAGGGTCTGAAAAATCTTTTGATAGACAAGGTGCCAAGATGTTAATCTATATACTAATACATCCTTTTCAGTTCTGCATTTTCTCGGCTTTATGCTATGCTTTGTACAAACCCAAGCTTGAAGTACTGACCACACTGAATCCACCGAATGTAAATACtggaaaaagattaaaaaaagattaaacaTTGAATCAGCAGCTAACATATCAGCGCTGCCGGGAAAGTCAATTCTGAGCCTATGTGTGTGTGCACCTATTTGGAGTTTGTATACTCATGAGCTCtcaaactattttaaaaaaatttagacgtACCATATGCTGGAACATGTTCAACTGCAACAATTTGGGAAAAAATACGACCATTTGTGAGCTGTACAAGAAAGAGAATTTTACACAACCTTTTGCAGAAGAACTTTTctcttttagtttttttgtACAGCTCACATATTAATATTATCCTATTTTCCCCAAACTTCTACAGATAATCATGTTATACTAACTACAAATTGGTGTGTGCGCATCTAGGCCTAGAAAATCGCCCACCCAGTGCTGCCATTGCACTATAAGTCCCTAAGCATATTCAGTTTATTGATTTGTTATTCAGTAAGTACGTTATTATAAAGTCAGTCTATGAGCAGGTATAAGCCTGGGGACTTGATTGAGGGAGTTGGCGACGCAAAAGCTGGGGATTATGTGTTGCCTGAGGTCACCACACTGCTGTTGGTGGGCCCTAGAGGTGCTGGCAAGAGCACACTTGTGAACCGGATTACAAGGGTATTTGACAAGGATGATGATCCTTTCGCACCAGATCGAGCGCAGGTGTCACGTAAGTGTTATCATTTTCCAGCTGCTATTTCATGGCAATATGCAACTGAAGTTGATTTTATCTATTGCTATTTATTTCGATAGGAAATTCCAAATCAAATGGTACAACCTTCCTTTGGGAATACCCAGTTCCAAGGAATTCAAATGCTATATGTGTTTATGATACACGGAGCTTGTCAAGCAACCCAGAGAAAAATTTCAAGATGCTGCATCGGTGGATGACAAAGGGAGTCAGCCATGGGGAGATGGCAACGTGGTAAGAGGTGACTTTTACTTTGTAATTATGTTCTCTTATCTTTGTGTTTTGTGCATTGCTTAGCTTTACATTTGAGATAACATTGAGTCGTCACTTAACACTTAGTAGCTCTTTGTTTTCTGTCCTGAAAGTAGTCAAAATATTGTACACTGTTTGACAGTGTAAGGATAGTTCTTTATTCTTTGAGAGAACAAGACTCAAAAGTACTATTCTGTTTCTGCCAACAGATCTGAGTTGTCAAACTTTTTGCCATTCATGACATAGTACTTTGAGCCAGGATCAGGAtatcttttgaattttgatgtgacAGTATTGCCATCATCCGTAGTAgtcttcattttgctctatTGTCACCTCATGCTTCTTGATCCccgattaattgtattttacaggATATGTTTGAGTTAATATTTAAGAGAAAAACCATGTAGAATTATGAAGATATTCTCACACCTTTTATACGTTGGGATGTACATTGCGTAGCATTCAGAGTATtcttatattttaatattgttTGGCATTTCCTTCTCATTTTTATAAATCTACTTTAGTGTTAAGCTGAGGAAGTAACATATGAAGACTAACTACACAACATTACCTATCTCAATTAATTTGTTTTACACTTCTTAAACAGGGATACTGATTATGACACTAAGATTGAGGACATGAAATCATTGGGGAGGCAATACAGTTTTCTTCGTTGCAAGACCAGGAAGGTCAACTTTGTCATATTTGTTATCGATGGTGCTTCTGTCCTTGAGTCAATTGATAGCGACAAGAAAGGATACACTGAAATACTCCATGAAACATTTGTGTATCCGTTCTTATCAATTGGAGGTAAGGATTGCTAAGATGCTTATAGCTTTATGTATCCATTCTATCACAGGAACTTTGCTAAACATAAATTTATTTGCACATATACTGATGAAAGAAATATGCATTTAGTTACTATCATATTCCTGTCAACGGTATGTACACAGGTCTCTCTTGCTATGGAAAAATACACATACAGATTGTTGATTTTTGAAATATGTGTCTGTTTATAAATTCTTGGCTTGAATTGTCAACTTGTTCGTGAATGATGTTTGTTTTCCATTGATATATTTATACTTGCTATTG
This genomic interval carries:
- the LOC133885675 gene encoding uncharacterized protein LOC133885675 — protein: MGGGGALTPTSTPSSPSCSSEPLPPEFGDYVAVSPVSDDGDDGSDECCVCDVAEVEALLYGDCRLQDRSLREAKEFIRRYKPGDLIEGVGDAKAGDYVLPEVTTLLLVGPRGAGKSTLVNRITRVFDKDDDPFAPDRAQVSRNSKSNGTTFLWEYPVPRNSNAICVYDTRSLSSNPEKNFKMLHRWMTKGVSHGEMATWDTDYDTKIEDMKSLGRQYSFLRCKTRKVNFVIFVIDGASVLESIDSDKKGYTEILHETFVYPFLSIGDDKPAVVVTHGDRLSIQQRVHVQNELAELLGVPLQQFFFIPGSDGYQTDLAILDMLRYCIHHAEQNLPIKLNYLLEVHGRETLKNIAERLMGLDAVIEATIIFLCIVILLLRFLDKLLQS